The DNA window CTAATCTCTTTTTTGTTACACAATTTCCAGGTTGTTTTGATCCTGTTCGCTCGAGAATGAGTTTTCTAATCTTTTGTGCCACGTTGAAAGGGTGAATTGATCGTTTGTTCTTTCTTATTTACAAGTCAACTagtaatttgattattattctCACATAGTCAGAATATATACAGATACATATCATTTGAACCTTCACAGTTCGCAAAACTATATCTatatttatttaagtaaaaattTAAGAAGACCACATTCATCTAATCCTAAATTGAATgactcttttatttattttgttcatATTTCCAAAGCTGTTCCACACTCTCATATTTTGTTCATTCtcatgttttatttattttgttcaaCTTCTCAGTACACTCTAATATTCCCTCTCATTAAAAATTCGAAAATCAGATGATAATTTAACTGCTCTATATAATTATATACTTATAAGTTTTCAAAGCAGTaacgaaaataaaataaaggcaAAGCAGCAAAGTAATTAGGGagaaaaagaaaaccaaaacTATGGTAAGCTTTACATTCTCTGTTTAAATATACTTAATCACTCTTAATAGAAAAGAGTGAATAATGCTAAGTAACTCAGTACTATGGCTTAAACTTTGTATGTATTTAAACTAGTTTAACTCGATTAGTATTCTCTGtgtatttatattgattttcaGGATAGCCATATCACCAAAAAGACTCGAAACAGCTCTAGACCTGATTTAATCAGCAACTTGCCGACTGAGATTATCAATATTATTCTAACTTGTCTGCCGATTAATGAAGCAGTGAAGACTAGTATTTTGTCCAAGAAATGGAGGTTCAATTGGAGATACCTTTCAAAATTGGTATTTGACGAAACATTTTATCAGACATCGGCATTAACTTCTAATGCAAAACCAAATACTACTAAACTCTTTTCGAATATCAATAAAGTTCTACTTCTTCACAAAGAACCCATCAATATTACTTTAAAGTTTCCATTGTTTCAAATGTATCCTGAAATTGACCAGCTGATGCTTTTTCTTAGCGAAAAAGACGTTCATGAAATTTCCTTTTATATTGGAAGAAGTTTCCTGAGCGAGAAAGACCGTAGAGTGCCCCCATTTTTGTTCTCATGTGTGATATTGAGGAGCTTGACATTGTCTTCATGTTCTTTCACAGTTCCATTGGCATTTCAAGGATTTGTTAACTTGATTTCTCTTAAGTTTCAGTGGGTCCGTTTTAAAAACAATGCATTCGAAATTTTAATCTCCAAATGTCCATTACTTGAAACACTTTCTATACGAAGTTGTCCCAATAGTAGTTACCTGGATATTGACCTTCCTTACCTTAAGTTCTTTTACTTCTCTGGATCTTTTGAGTCTATTTGTTTTAGAAAAACTAGTCAGCATCTTTCAACAATTGTAATTGACGGATTTTTTTTCCGGACCCAAGACCTTTGGAACTACCAAAATTTTCGAACGTATGCCTGCGGTGGAGTATTTGCGTCTCGGATATCAATTTGTAGATGTAAGACAGTTATTTGTTTTTGGCATAATCACCTaaaaatacctcacctttttaaatttttcgttTATGGCCTCCCTTTTAAAATCTTcagttttagttaatttttcaattttcatttttaattgtaGCATTAGTCTAAATTGGAGTggaataaaattcaaatatgttgtttatattaCTTCTTATTACATCAATTTGCATTTTTAACATAATAAATTTTagtctaaataataaaaaaagaccaaacctttcatgaaagtttcacaaaagttcaaacctttcaattttatccaatttgtccttaAATGCAttatttcgtttcaattttgtccaagtATGTAATTTTACTCATGTGGCACATACGTGACGCTAATGTGGCATGCCACACATCAACACcacataaaaaattatgtagttggacaaaattgagacataatcatgcgtttcagaacaaattggataaaattgaaaggtttggacttttgtgaaacttttctgaaagatttggcctttttggTCATTtggtctaaattttaaaaatgaagtaatatgagaagtttattttttaactctaatttaaaagtgaaaattgaaaatgggctaaattttaaagattttaaaaggtgagaccataaatttaaaaaaaattaaaaaaatgagatatttttgagtgattagacttttttttattattatgtatgGAGATTTGCTAATTTTCTTGTGTTGCCTGCGAAGTTCTATTCTCTAACTTTGTATTATTGCGTTTTCTTCGACAAGTACTTCGGAACAATACCGAGGAAACTTTCGGCAACTCTCGCCTGTCTTACAGTTTTGGTACTGCCTGAAATTTGTTTTCGGCGTACGACTGAGGTCTCTGCTGTTGTTTGCTTGATTTTGAGTTCACCTAACTTACAGAAGCTTGAGATTGGGGTACTAAATTTTCTAATTGTTCACCTGCTTTGTACCACATGTTTCATATACTTTCCCATAAAATCTGATGTCTGATATTGTGTTATTTTCGTAGTCTGTTGCATATAATAAGGATGAAAAAGAGGTTTTTGCTCAGGAGATTTATAAAGTAGAAGACCTATTGGATAATGCACTGAAAAAACTTCGACTGGTGAGGATGAAGCTCTCAAAGAAAAAAGATATAAGACCTGAACtggaatttataaaatttctatTGGCTGGATCAATTGTACTTGAAAAGATGGTTATACAGCCTGCCCTAGGAACTGTTGCTGAGAAAGGACGACAGAAGATTTTGAAAAAGATAATTAGATTTCACCGTTCATCAGAAAATGTAGagattttatacttaaattgtGGCAGTGGCGGTGCATGTTGATTTTGATAGTTTGAAACATCGGAATAAGTTGTCTGAATTAGGCGTTTCAAGAGCTGTACGACTGTGTTGTTTCTGTAAGCTGAAAGGCGATCAGATTTCTCGCGAATCAACTTGAAGAAGTAGAATTAAGATTTGTAAATAGGCACACTGCATACACAGTCTGAGTTTATATGTAACGTGCTTATGAAACTAAATAGTATTTTTTGAAAATGCCTTAtaagaaaatggagaaaaaCTTCCTTAGAAATTTAATGACTTCATTATATGCTCAGACTGTGTTCGTAGAAATGACTCCATTGAATGTTAACTGAAAGAACTCTTAGTATAAAAAcgtcaaaaattaatttatttttttggcattttattACGTGGctattgattattttttaaggaCATTTAAAATTTGTTGTAAACTAAATTAATTCGTCCCAGTAAAACGGAAGGAATGAAGGGGGAGGTGAAAAAAATTGTCTTACTATTACACACATTAAAAAAAGCGTCTCAAAAGGTGAATTATTAGAGACGAATTTCTATGCGTTGCAAAGAAAAACGTCAATGATTCCCCATTTTCTTGTAGTGTGTCTCGAGCCCAGCTCCTGAAGTACTTGGTTTAAAGAATACTCTGAATGCCCTTTAGCTTTTAAGGCCCTAAAAGATTCAAAGGTGATTCAGAAATAATAGTCCACACTCAGGTGCTTCACTGCAGGTAAATCTACTTACCTGAATAGAGTTTAGTCTCATAAATTGAGACTGTTAAGATGAGACATATTTTTGAAACACAAGACGCTCCTAAAAACAATCAATACAGAGGTTATTACTAAG is part of the Mercurialis annua linkage group LG3, ddMerAnnu1.2, whole genome shotgun sequence genome and encodes:
- the LOC126671488 gene encoding F-box/FBD/LRR-repeat protein At1g13570-like, with product MLSNSDSHITKKTRNSSRPDLISNLPTEIINIILTCLPINEAVKTSILSKKWRFNWRYLSKLVFDETFYQTSALTSNAKPNTTKLFSNINKVLLLHKEPINITLKFPLFQMYPEIDQLMLFLSEKDVHEISFYIGRSFLSEKDRRVPPFLFSCVILRSLTLSSCSFTVPLAFQGFVNLISLKFQWVRFKNNAFEILISKCPLLETLSIRSCPNSSYLDIDLPYLKFFYFSGSFESICFRKTSQHLSTIFYSLTLYYCVFFDKYFGTIPRKLSATLACLTVLVLPEICFRRTTEVSAVVCLILSSPNLQKLEIGSVAYNKDEKEVFAQEIYKVEDLLDNALKKLRLVRMKLSKKKDIRPELEFIKFLLAGSIVLEKMVIQPALGTVAEKGRQKILKKIIRFHRSSENVEILYLNCGSGGAC